The following DNA comes from Burkholderia stabilis.
GTCCTCGATATTCTCGATCGTCGATTCGCGCGTCGCGCGGTGCCCCGCGCGCAGCGGCGCATGGAACGTCAGGCGGCCGCCGGCCCACATGCGGCGCGGCAGCGGCACGGGCGGCAGGAAGCCGCCGCGCTTCGGGTGGCCGTCGGGGCCGACGTCGGCCAGCGGCGCGACGGGCAGGAAGTAGAGCCAGTGCCACATCGGCGGCACCACGTCGCCGGGCGACGCGCGATCGAGCGTGGCGGCCAGCGCATTCAACGGGAACGCGGTGATGTCGTCGCCGAGCGTTTCGGTCTTGCCGAGCCACGCGTCGATCGACGCGGCGGCGGGCCGGGAGGATGAGGTTGACACGTGCGAAGCCTCCGATGCGATTGCAATGTCCCTAATATGCACGCCGCGCGCCGTTTCGCGAAGCCGGTTTTCCCGAACCCTTGCTTCGCGTGTGCCTGACATGCGCGGCCTGCCGTGTCGGGCGGTTCTCGTCTGACCATTCAATATAGCCGCGCCTGCCGCGCGCTGTTCACGTAGGCCCACCTTACAGGTTGACCATCTCCGGCGCGCCGCCTAAATTGCTTCAGACGGGCCGACCGTGCCCGAGCGATGTGTCATCCGGGTGACAAAAACCGATAGTTTGCTATCGAACTGTTTTGCCCCTATCATCTCGCCCATGACCAATCTGCACGATCTCCGCCTCGCCGTCAGCAGCCTGCTCGTGCTGTCCGCGCGCAAATGGCGCCGTACCAGCGACGGTGTGCTGAACGCATACAACGTGTCCGAAGCCTGCGCGACGCCGCTGCTGATCGCCGGCCGCCTCGGCGAAGGCGTGCGGCAGGGCACGCTCGCCGAACACGTCGGCATCGAAGGGCCGTCGCTCGTGCGCCTGCTCGACCAGCTGTGCGCAGCGGGCCTCGCGCGGCGCGACGAAGATCCGTACGACCGCCGCGCGAAAACGATCTCGCTGACGCCCGCCGGCCGCGCGGTCACCACGAAGATGGAAGAAGACCTGCGCGTGCTGCGCGCGCAGGTACTCAAGGGCGTCACGCGCGCCGATCTCGAAACGACGCTGCGCGTGCTGAACGCCTTCAACGCGTCCGACACGGCGCACCCCTCCCACGCCGCCGATTCCGCATCATGACCTACCCGAGCCTTCGCGACTGGCTGTTCTCGGGCAAGACGTTCGCCGCAGCGATGCTGGCGCTGTACCTCGGCCTGTATTTCCAGCTGCCGCGACCGTACTGGGCGATGGCGAGCGTCTACATCGTGTCGAACCCGTTCGTCGGCGCGACGCGCTCGAAGGCGTTGTATCGCGCGCTCGGAACCGCGCTCGGCGCGGCCGCCGCGATCCTCTTCGTGCCGCCGTTCGTCGAGACGCCGCTCCTGTTCAGCGTCATCGTCGCGACGTGGTGCGGCACGCTACTGTACCTCGCGATCTCCGACCGCACCGCGCGCAGCTACGTGTTCATGCTCGCCGGTTATACGATGCCGCTGATCGCACTGCCGACCGTCACCGATCCGTCCACCGTGTTCGACGTCGCGATCGCGCGCACCGAGGAAATCGTGCTCGGCATCGTGTGCGCGAGCGTGGTCGGCAGCGCCGTGTTCCCGAACCGGCTCGCGCCGACGCTGATCGAGCGCACCGACGCATGGTTCAAGGACGCCGCGTTCTACGGCCGCGAGACGCTGTCCGGGCACCTCGCCGGCAAGGCGCTGTCCGCGTGCCGTCAGCGCCTCGCGGCGACCATCACCGGCCTCGAATTCCTGCTGAGCCAGTTGGGCTACGACCACGCGCATCCGCGCATCCTCGCGCGCGCGCAGGCGCTCGCGGGCCGCATGCAGCTGTTCCTGCCGCTGATGTCGTCACTCGCCGATCCGCTGATCGCGCTGATGCGCGACCTGCACGTGCGGCCGCCCGCGCTCGACGCACTGCTGGCCGACGCCGCGAAGTGGTTCGACGCGCCGCTGCCGGCCGTGAAGACCGGCACCGACGGCGACATGACCCACGATCCGGTCGCCGAGAACCTGCGCGAGCGCATCGCCGCGCTGCAGCCGCCCGACAGCGCGCTGGCGAGCTGGGACGGCGCACTGCTGTCGAATGCGCTGTGGCGGCTGCGCCAGGTCATCGACATCTGGCAGGACTGCCGCTCGCTGCGCGCGCTGATCGCGAACGAATCGGGCGTCTGGCAGCCGCGCTACCGGCACTGGCGGCTCGGCGGCACCGAACGCTTCTTCGATCGCGGGATGATGCTGTTCTCGACGCTGACCGTCGTATTCGCGATCGTATTCGCATGCTGGCTGTGGATCTCGTCCGGCTGGCACGACGGCGCCGCGGCCGTCACGCTCGTGGCCGTGTCGTGCAGCTTCTTCGCCGCGCTCGACGAGCCGGCGCCGCTGGTGTTCAAGTTCTTCCTGTCGACCGCCGCGAGCGTCGTGTTCGCGGGCCTGTACCTGTTCGTCGTGCTGCCGCACGTGCACGATTTCGCGATGCTCGTGCTGATGTTCGCCGGCCCGTTCATCCTGATCGGCACGCTGTTGCCGCGCCCGCAGTTCAACATGGTGACGATGCTCGTCGCGGTCAACACGGCCACCTTCATCAGCATCCAGAGCGCATACGAGGCCGATTTCTTCGTGTTCCTGAACAGCAACCTCGCCGGCGTCGCCGGGCTGCTGTTCGCGTACGTGTGGACGCGCGCGACGCGGCCGTTCGGCGCGGAACTCGCGGTGCGGCGCCTGCTGCGTTCGGGCTGGGAAGATGTCGCGCGCTCCGCGTCGACGCAGCCGCTCGACGACCAGCGCAACCACGCGTCGCGGATGCTCGACCGCGTCACGCAGCTACTGCCGCGCCTCGGCGCATCCGACGACCACCGCCACCCGTCGATCGAAAGCTTCCGCGACCTGCGCATCGCGCTGAACGCGCTCGACCTGCGCCGCTCGCGCCGCCGGTTGTCGGGCGACGTACCCGACGCGATCGACCGCGTGCTGGCCGGCGTCACCGATCACTACACGCGCTGCGCAGCCGCGAACGCACGCCAGCCGGCGCCGCCCGCGCTGCTCGCGACGATCGACGACGCGCTGCACCGCGTGGCCGGCCGCAACCTGCCGGACCACCCGCCCGGCGTCGCACCGGCCGACGACGGCGCAACGCCTGCCGCGCCTGCCACGCCGGCGACGCACCGCCGGCTGCGCGACACGCTGCACGCGCTCGTCGGCCTGCGCCTGTCGCTGTATCCGGCCGCGGCCGGGCAAGCGCCGCAGGCGCCGAACGGAGCGCGCGCATGATCCGCCTTTCCAACCTGTCTTTCCGAGCGCGACCATGATCGGCGAAATCGACATCTTCGGCGTATTCGTGCCGGCTCCGCTCGTGCTGATGCTGATCGCCTACCTGATCAACATCGTCGTGCGCGCCGCGCTCGAGCGCGTCGGCTTCTACCGCCTCGTCTGGCACCGTTCGATCTTCGACCTCGGCATCTACGTGTTCGTATTTGCCGTCGTCGTGATCGTTTCCCACCATCTCGTGGCTACCTAACGTGAAAAAAACCTGGCTCTCGGCAGGGCAAATCCTGCTCACCCTGATCGTCGTCGTCGTGGCCGGCCTCGTGCTGTGGCGAATCATCAACTACTACATGTTCTCGCCGTGGACACGCGACGGTCACGTGCGCGCCGACGTGATCCAGGTCGCGCCGGACGTGTCGGGTCTCATCACGTCGGTGCAGGTCGCCGACAACCAGGAGGTCAGGCGCGGCCAGGTGCTGTTCGTGATCGACCAGGCCCGCTACACGCTCGCGGAACGGCTCGCCGAAGCGACGCTCGCGCAACGCCGCGCGACGCTGGCCCAGGCGAAGCGCGAATACGCGCGCAACCTGCAGCTCGGCAACCTGGTCGCGAGCGAACAGGTCGAGGAAAGCCGCACGCGCGTCGAACAGGGCGAGGCCGCCGTCGCCGATGCGCAGGTGTCGCTCGACACCGCAAAGCTGAACCTGCAGCGCACGACGATCGTCAGCCCCGTCGACGGCTACCTGAACGACCGCGCGCCGCGCGTCGGCGAATACGTGCCGGCCGGGCGTGCGGTGCTGTCGGTCGTCGATCGCAATTCGTTCCGGGTCGACGGCTACTTCGAGGAAACCAAGCTGCGCGGCATCCATATCGGCCAGCCGGTCGACATCGTCGTGATGGGCGAGCCGCATCCGCTGCGCGGCCATGTACAGAGCATCGTCGCCGCGATCGAGGATCGCGACCGCACGCAGGGCGCGAACCTGCTGCCGAACGTGAACCCGGCGTTCAGCTGGGTGCGGCTCGCGCAGCGCGTGCCGGTGCGCGTCGTGCTCGACGAGGTGCCCGACGACTTCCGGATGATCGCGGGCCGCACCGCGACCGTCGCGATGCGTTCGCCCGATGCGCGCCGCGACGACAAGGCGAAGCCTGCGGCCGGTGCTTCCGCGGCGGCAGCAAGCGCGACACCGGCAGCGGCGTCGGCGTCGGCGTCGGCGTCGACAACTTCCGGAGCTGCCTCCGGCGCGGCGGGAGCATCGCAATGAAGCGGCACGATCTGCGCCTCGCGGCGGCGCTCGCACCGCTCGCGCTCGCACTCGGCGCATGCAAGTCCGTCGGCCCCGATTACACGCTGCCGCAGCAGGCGTACGTCAACGCGCCGCTCGCGAATCATGCGCTCGACGATGCGAACGGCGCGCTCGTGTCGCGCAACGCGGTGCCCGGCAACTGGTGGCAGCTGTACGACGATCCCGTGCTCAACGGGCTCGTGCGCGATGCGCTGAAATCGAACACCGACCTGCGCGTCGCCGCGGCCAACCTCGCGCGCTCGCGCGCGGCGCTGGAAGTCGCGAGCCAGCAGGGCGGGTTCTCCGGCGGCGCGGAAGCAGCCGTGCAGCGTGCGCAGGAGTCGGCCGAACAATACCTGCTCGAAAACAAGCTGCCGGTCGTCAACGAAGGCACGGTCGGCATCAACGTGTCGTACGAGATCGACCTGTTCGGCAAGTTGCGGCGCGGCGTGGAAGCCGCGCGCGCGGACAGCGAGGCCGTGAAGGCAGCCGGCGACCTGGCGCGCATCACGGTCGTCGCCGACGTCGTGCGCGCCTACGTCGAATCGTGCTC
Coding sequences within:
- a CDS encoding HlyD family secretion protein; this encodes MKKTWLSAGQILLTLIVVVVAGLVLWRIINYYMFSPWTRDGHVRADVIQVAPDVSGLITSVQVADNQEVRRGQVLFVIDQARYTLAERLAEATLAQRRATLAQAKREYARNLQLGNLVASEQVEESRTRVEQGEAAVADAQVSLDTAKLNLQRTTIVSPVDGYLNDRAPRVGEYVPAGRAVLSVVDRNSFRVDGYFEETKLRGIHIGQPVDIVVMGEPHPLRGHVQSIVAAIEDRDRTQGANLLPNVNPAFSWVRLAQRVPVRVVLDEVPDDFRMIAGRTATVAMRSPDARRDDKAKPAAGASAAAASATPAAASASASASTTSGAASGAAGASQ
- a CDS encoding MarR family winged helix-turn-helix transcriptional regulator, which codes for MTNLHDLRLAVSSLLVLSARKWRRTSDGVLNAYNVSEACATPLLIAGRLGEGVRQGTLAEHVGIEGPSLVRLLDQLCAAGLARRDEDPYDRRAKTISLTPAGRAVTTKMEEDLRVLRAQVLKGVTRADLETTLRVLNAFNASDTAHPSHAADSAS
- a CDS encoding DUF1656 domain-containing protein; amino-acid sequence: MIGEIDIFGVFVPAPLVLMLIAYLINIVVRAALERVGFYRLVWHRSIFDLGIYVFVFAVVVIVSHHLVAT
- a CDS encoding FUSC family protein, which translates into the protein MTYPSLRDWLFSGKTFAAAMLALYLGLYFQLPRPYWAMASVYIVSNPFVGATRSKALYRALGTALGAAAAILFVPPFVETPLLFSVIVATWCGTLLYLAISDRTARSYVFMLAGYTMPLIALPTVTDPSTVFDVAIARTEEIVLGIVCASVVGSAVFPNRLAPTLIERTDAWFKDAAFYGRETLSGHLAGKALSACRQRLAATITGLEFLLSQLGYDHAHPRILARAQALAGRMQLFLPLMSSLADPLIALMRDLHVRPPALDALLADAAKWFDAPLPAVKTGTDGDMTHDPVAENLRERIAALQPPDSALASWDGALLSNALWRLRQVIDIWQDCRSLRALIANESGVWQPRYRHWRLGGTERFFDRGMMLFSTLTVVFAIVFACWLWISSGWHDGAAAVTLVAVSCSFFAALDEPAPLVFKFFLSTAASVVFAGLYLFVVLPHVHDFAMLVLMFAGPFILIGTLLPRPQFNMVTMLVAVNTATFISIQSAYEADFFVFLNSNLAGVAGLLFAYVWTRATRPFGAELAVRRLLRSGWEDVARSASTQPLDDQRNHASRMLDRVTQLLPRLGASDDHRHPSIESFRDLRIALNALDLRRSRRRLSGDVPDAIDRVLAGVTDHYTRCAAANARQPAPPALLATIDDALHRVAGRNLPDHPPGVAPADDGATPAAPATPATHRRLRDTLHALVGLRLSLYPAAAGQAPQAPNGARA